A stretch of the Gossypium hirsutum isolate 1008001.06 chromosome D07, Gossypium_hirsutum_v2.1, whole genome shotgun sequence genome encodes the following:
- the LOC107904817 gene encoding uncharacterized protein, producing MTSSSSISIQNMQHPLLFSIFFLFFFLGFASADYLQNSDFESPPKNLTGNSSVPFVLLNENNTIPGWTFQGTVQYVTAGRIMALPDNGHAIQLGQDAKINQTFQANGDYMEYILTFTLAPGGQNCSANANIIVSGPDNQGIFSFKQHYGKQAWQSYGQYLGLSGQDETVNLVFESQAVESDDNSTCWPVIDSLLVKAVEKLVQSKDNLLLNGGFEFGPEFLSNSTQGILLDSALSPVQSPLRQWAVVGTIKYISSKHFFVPHGNAAVEIVSGISAGIHTEVTLAEGSAYNLEFTLGDANNACEGDFIVEVQAGSVAQNFTIRSNGTGSAEKSLIKFKAGSRATPIIFSSFTRSQTKDGIFCGPVVDNVVLLSSNGLIIIINPNILISLLLLIVILW from the exons ATGACTTCCTCTTCTTCTATCTCAATCCAAAACATGCAGCACCCTCTATTGTTTTCcattttcttcctctttttcttcCTTGGATTTGCATCTGCAG ATTATCTTCAGAATTCCGACTTTGAGTCGCCACCAAAGAACTTGACCGGAAACAGCAGTGTCCCGTTTGTGTTGCTGAATGAAAACAACACGATCCCAGGATGGACATTCCAAGGGACAGTTCAGTATGTAACAGCTGGTCGAATCATGGCGTTGCCAGATAATGGACATGCCATACAATTGGGTCAAGATGCCAAAATCAACCAGACTTTCCAAGCCAACGGCGATTACATGGAATATATACTTACATTTACTTTAGCTCCAGGTGGTCAGAATTGTTCAGCCAATGCTAATATAATAGTTTCAGGACCAGACAATCAGGGGATCTTCTCTTTCAAGCAGCATTATGGGAAGCAAGCATGGCAGAGCTATGGCCAGTACCTAGGTCTTAGCGGTCAGGATGAAACAGTTAACCTCGTCTTTGAAAGCCAAGCAGTTGAATCTGATGATAACTCCACATGTTGGCCGGTCATCGACTCATTACTTGTCAAAGCAGTAGAAAAACTGGTTCAAAGCAAAG ATAACCTGTTGCTGAATGGAGGATTCGAATTTGGCCCGGAATTCTTAAGCAACTCCACTCAGGGGATTCTACTTGATTCTGCATTAAGTCCAGTTCAATCACCGTTAAGACAATGGGCTGTGGTTGGGACAATCAAATATATAAGCTCCAAGCACTTCTTTGTGCCCCATGGCAATGCTGCAGTGGAGATTGTATCAGGTATTTCAGCTGGCATACATACCGAAGTAACACTTGCAGAAGGTTCTGCATATAATCTGGAGTTCACACTAGGAGATGCTAACAATGCCTGTGAAGGAGATTTTATCGTAGAAGTTCAAGCCGGATCAGTAGCTCAGAATTTTACGATAAGAAGTAATGGGACAGGATCAGCAGAGAAATCTTTGATCAAGTTCAAGGCAGGTTCAAGAGCTACTCCAATCATTTTTTCAAGCTTCACAAGAAGTCAGACAAAAGATGGTATCTTTTGCGGTCCTGTGGTTGACAATGTAGTCTTGCTCTCCTCCAATGGCCTGATAATCATAATCAATCCGAACATTTTGATTTCTCTGTTATTGCTCATAGTGATTCTATGGTAA